From one Montipora capricornis isolate CH-2021 chromosome 10, ASM3666992v2, whole genome shotgun sequence genomic stretch:
- the LOC138019879 gene encoding sodium- and chloride-dependent transporter XTRP3-like, translated as MTDFLAQERDNQHIETLPMTVLGPAFSSTSKSETGRKQHDNGFKNDPSQSQQNQEWKESRGSVNMPSGCMVGSVEKLENGCSSWVNKSESRFNQRGRMSLPLNGKYANNLHVKHHSQANGVPSSNKYAISQHQGNGDCSRLRKARSGYQCGCGSSLKELIQNRDPEKPWKSKGDYFVAVLTYLLGIGNVIHFPQLFVKHGGGAFFLPYLIMLIIEGIPLVCLEMAVGQRLGRNSVTESWKDLNPSLRGIGVAAAIVSLMTIFYYNYIVAWCLYYFIHSMRSTLLWSTCPTTTNGNNTVDLECTKSNPAEYYWYRKTLNVADDINKSTGINMFLYLFVLVSWTLSFLLSMRGSRAVSKILITILIFIVTNLVTFFFLGVHLQGWAEGLERLFVPEFQKLAEPVVWMDAAGQIFFSLGIGFGTLTLFSTGNKRKNSCYMDALLCTLGNCGTSVWAGIIMFSLFGFKADYKVRECQTDHNSSFETNCSTSSLPCSKDEVLDNLPPGLSLGFAGLSETFTKMPLPPLWSTLFYFLLFLLGTSSMLGMIEMVLTAVKELIFFKRTWRSDVICGIVCLALCISNLIFVQSTGFYLLEIISGASSIPILLTGLAECIGVAFVYGMDRFSKDLYQMTGKPVKRRWKICWKFISPLIIFCVITGGIVQMIKAMAKGEFTYTAWDRNQAKVKYIPYPAWGYLLYAVFTLVPVICIVYPPLKDYFVRIKSDAEADEMLSESNDSVSCCCVGWSRTYNISPRNSTRINGHVNLTVAVDDG; from the exons ATGACAGATTTTCTAGCGCAAGAGCGGGACAACCAACACATTGAGACATTGCCTATGACGGTGCTAGGGCCTGCATTTTCAAGTACCTCCAAGAGTGAAACAGGTAGAAAACAACACGATAACGGATTTAAGAACGACCCTTCACAAAGCCAACAGAACCAAGAATGGAAAGAATCGCGGGGAAGTGTAAATATGCCAAGCGGATGCATGGTGGGCAGTGTggagaaacttgaaaatgggTGTTCATCTTGGGTAAATAAATCAGAAAGCAGATTTAACCAAAGGGGTAGAATGAGTCTGCCGCTGAATGGAAAATACGCAAATAACCTCCACGTCAAGCACCACAGCCAAGCAAATGGTGTGCCTTCAAGCAACAAGTATGCCATTTCTCAGCATCAGGGAAATGGCGACTGTTCGCGACTTCGCAAGGCTAGATCCGGGTACCAGTGTGGTTGCGGTTCTTCTCTGAAGGAACTCATCCAGAACAGGGATCCAGAAAAGCCCTGGAAGAGCAAAGGCGATTACTTCGTTGCGGTTCTCACGTATCTGCTGGGAATTGGCAATGTTATTCATTTTCCCCAACTTTTCGTCAAGCACGGAGGAG GTGCATTCTTTTTGCCATACCTCATAATGCTTATCATAGAGGGAATTCCGCTCGTCTGCCTGGAGATGGCAGTCGGACAAAGACTAGGACGAAACTCAGTGACTGAATCTTGGAAAGATCTTAACCCAAGTCTTCGGGGAATTGGGGTAGCAGCGGCTATAGTGAGCCTTATGACTATATTTTATTACAATTACATCGTGGCTTGGTGCTTATATTACTTCATTCATTCGATGAGAAGCACGCTTTTATGGAGCACGTGTCCCACAACGACCAATGGAAATAACACCGTAGACCTAGAATGCACTAAGAGCAATCCAGCCGAGTATTACTGGTACCGAAAAACATTGAATGTAGCAGATGACATTAACAAAAGCACAG GAATCAATATGTTCTTATACTTGTTTGTCCTGGTGTCGTGGACTTTGTCATTTTTGCTGAGCATGCGTGGTTCTCGTGCAGTTTCAAAG ATTTTAATAACGATTCTAATTTTCATTGTTACCAACCTTGtaacgtttttctttcttggcgTTCATCTCCAAGGATGGGCGGAAGGATTAGAGCGCTTGTTTGTTCCAGAG TTTCAAAAACTTGCGGAGCCAGTTGTATGGATGGATGCAGCAGGACAAATCTTCTTCTCCTTAGGTATCGGATTCGGAACACTGACTCTATTTTCTACGGGaaacaaacggaaaaatagCTGCTATATGGACGCACTTTTGTGCACTCTGGGGAATTGCGGTACATCCGTTTGGGCCGGTATCATCATGTTTTCACTATTTGGCTTCAAAGCTGATTACAAAGTCAGAGAATGTCAAACAGATCATAACTCATCTTTTGAGACTAACTGTTCAACTTCCAGCCTACCTTGCAGCAAAGATGAAGTACTCGACAAT CTCCCCCCTGGATTATCCCTTGGTTTCGCTGGATTGAGCGAGACATTTACCAAAATGCCACTGCCGCCACTGTGGTCAACTCTCTTTTACTTTCTTCTCTTCCTACTTGGAACCTCAAGCATGTTGGGTATGATCGAGATGGTCCTCACAGCCGTTAAAGagctgatttttttcaaacgaaCTTGGAGAAGTGATGTGATTTGTG GAATTGTTTGCCTGGCTTTGTGCATCAGCAACTTAATATTTGTACAGTCAACTGGATTTTATCTACTGGAGATCATTAGCGGAGCTAGTTCCATTCCCATACTCCTAACTGGCCTGGCTGAGTGCATAGGTGTTGCTTTTGTTTACGGCATGGATAG ATTTTCAAAAGATCTTTACCAAATGACTGGAAAGCCAGTGAAGCGCCGGTGGAAAATATGTTGGAAGTTTATTTCCCCGCTCATCATATTCTGTGTTATCACTGGGGGAATAGTTCAAATGATAAAAGCAATGGCGAAGGGAGAATTCACATACACTGCATGGGACAGAAACCAG GCAAAGGTAAAGTACATTCCATACCCCGCCTGGGGGTACCTCCTATACGCCGTGTTTACTTTAGTTCCTGTGATTTGCATCGTTTACCCACCTCTAAAAGACTATTTTGTGCGTATCAAATCGGACGCAGAAGCTGATGAGATGTTAAGTGAAAGCAATGATTCCGTGTCGTGTTGCTGTGTGGGTTGGTCAAGAACTTATAACATATCACCAAGGAATAGTACAAGGATCAATGGACACGTTAATCTGACTGTAGCGGTCGACGATGGATGA